A window of Synechococcales cyanobacterium T60_A2020_003 genomic DNA:
CGCTGAGATGGGCGATTGGCTGGCGGATCAGTTCCGATTCCGGGTCGGCAAGGAGAGCCGCAGGGATACGGGCGTTGGTCAGTCGGTACGTGGATTGAGTCGGAATCGGGAGCATGGTTAGGACGCTACGGGTTTCATGAAACACAGGTGGCAACCGATGAGATCAATTGACCCCATTCGGCCGGGAACGCGATCGCCACTCTTTTTAGGATATTTATGGGATACGTGACAACTACTCTCTCAGATTAGACTGGCAACGCAAACCCCTCCAACGTTGTATTTCCCAGGACTATCACGAAGCTGGATTACATATCTCCTGGCAGCGCACTCTCATGCCAGTGGCGCAGCAAAAACTCAGAGCATAGGGTTAAGAGGACGAAAATGAGAACCCCCAGACCTGCCGTCATGAGGAGTGCCGCAAACATTCGGGGAATTTGCAGATTATAGCTAGACATCAGGATTTGATAGGCAATGCCCGATCGTTGCCCCCCTGTCCCGGCCACGAATTCAGCGACGACGGCTCCAATCAACGCGAGTCCACCACTAATGCGAAGTCCACCTAGAAAGTAGGGCATGGCACTCGGCAACCGGAGGTAGAGCAGCGTTTGCCAGCGGGTTGCGTGGTAGAGCTTGAACAGATTTACCAGGTTTGGATCGGTGCTTTTTAAGCCCAAGGTTGTATTCGCAATGATGGGGAACAGCGCCACAATCCACGCACAAATGATCAGCGCTAAAAATGTACTGTTCTTGCACCAGATGATGATCAAGGGGGCAATCGCCACAATCGGCGTGGTTTGCAGCATCACCGCATAGGGAAAAAAACTGCGCTCTACCCAACGGTTCTGGGCAAACAGAATCGAGATGAACAAGCCAGAGACCACGGCTAATCCAAAGGCGGCGATTGTAATCTTCAGTGTCACCATCAACGACGGAAACAAGCGATTCCAGTCTTGGATCAACGTTTTCACTACTAGAATAGGCCCTGGCAGCAGGTAGGGCGGGGTGTTGGTCCAGCGGACGCTCAATTCCCATAGTGCCAAGACCACCAAACCGACCATCGTTGGAGCGAGCCAGTCTGCCCAAGGTATCCGATAACTGGACGGTAGGGACGA
This region includes:
- a CDS encoding ABC transporter permease; translated protein: MIRLFTPSSELVPAKSSLPSSYRIPWADWLAPTMVGLVVLALWELSVRWTNTPPYLLPGPILVVKTLIQDWNRLFPSLMVTLKITIAAFGLAVVSGLFISILFAQNRWVERSFFPYAVMLQTTPIVAIAPLIIIWCKNSTFLALIICAWIVALFPIIANTTLGLKSTDPNLVNLFKLYHATRWQTLLYLRLPSAMPYFLGGLRISGGLALIGAVVAEFVAGTGGQRSGIAYQILMSSYNLQIPRMFAALLMTAGLGVLIFVLLTLCSEFLLRHWHESALPGDM